From Daucus carota subsp. sativus chromosome 6, DH1 v3.0, whole genome shotgun sequence, the proteins below share one genomic window:
- the LOC108227668 gene encoding uncharacterized protein LOC108227668 isoform X1 produces the protein MEDWSVYANSPAHLAVARADYAALKRLISALPRLAKAGEVNTETESLVAEAEADAVSAVIDRRDVPGRETPLHLAVRLRDPISAEILMAAGADWSLQNENGWSALQEAVCNREENIAMIIARHYQPFAWAKWCRRLPRIVASAARIRDFYMEITFHFESSVIPFIGRIAPSDTYRIWKRGSNLRADMTLAGFDGFRIQRSDQTFLFLGNGYSSDDNNVSLPPGSLIVLSHKEKEITNALEGAGAQPSEAEVAHEVALMSQTNMYRPGIDVTQAELVPHLNWRRQERTEMVGNWKGKVYDMLHVMVSVKSRRVPGAMTDEELFAVNEDERLVNGADQDEYDDVLTAEERMQLDSALRMGNAEGPCDDEESDVQGGHENGCGTSFESCESNGSKEKKNWFGWNKKGSKAVGDNQDDSKSLKKYSKLAPEGSNQKLTESQRSSSDLHKEDAGDHKKNKGNKKKKKKGVNGEPKSESEYKKGLRPVLWLTPDFPLQTEELIPLLDILANKVKAVRRLRELLTTKLPHGTFPVKIAIPIVPTIRVLVTFTKFEELQPVEEFSTPLSSPTHFQDAKSKEAEGSQSWISWMKGSRLPSSDSEGRSFKDEVDPFHIPSDYTWVDANEKKRRMKAKKAKNKKNRKQVGAKNPESVRHVGENME, from the exons ATGGAGGATTGGTCAGTGTATGCGAATAGTCCTGCTCATCTGGCTGTTGCGAGGGCTGATTACGCTGCGCTCAAGAGGCTAATCTCTGCTCTTCCTAGGCTTGCGAAAGCCGGGGAGGTTAATACGGAGACTGAGAGTTTGGTGGCTGAGGCTGAGGCAGATGCTGTTTCCGCTGTCATTGATCGCCGTGATGTTCCTGGTAGAGAGACCCCGTTGCATTTGGCAGTTCGCCTTCGGGATCCTATTTCTGCCGAGATTTTGATGGCGGCTGGGGCAGATTGGAGTCTGCAGAATGAGAATGGATGGAGTGCTTTACAAGAAGCCGTTTGTAACCGAGAGGAGAATATTGCGATGATCATTGCTCGCCATTATCAGCCTTTTGCGTGGGCTAAATGGTGCCGGCGTCTGCCTCGAATTGTTGCCTCAGCTGCTCGAATTCGAGACTTTTATATGGAGATTACGTTTCATTTTGAAAGTTCAGTGATTCCGTTTATTGGTAGAATTGCTCCATCCGACACCTACCGCATATGGAAGCGTGGTTCAAACCTCCGTGCTGATATGACCCTTGCTGGTTTTGATGGCTTCCGTATTCAGAGGTCTGATCAAACTTTTCTTTTTCTCGGGAATGGATATTCGTCAGATGATAATAATGTTTCACTACCTCCTGGTTCTTTAATTGTCCTATCTCACAAGGAGAAGGAAATTACAAATGCTTTAGAGGGAGCTGGTGCCCAGCCATCAGAAGCAGAAGTTGCTCATGAAGTAGCCTTGATGTCTCAAACTAACATGTATAGGCCTGGAATTGACGTTACTCAGGCTGAGCTTGTTCCCCATCTGAATTGGCGGAGACAGGAGAGGACCGAGATGGTAGGAAACTGGAAGGGAAAAGTCTATGATATGCTTCACGTGATGGTGAGCGTGAAATCAAGGCGAGTACCTGGTGCTATGACAGATGAGGAGCTTTTTGCAGTGAATGAGGATGAAAGGTTAGTAAATGGAGCTGATCAGGATGAGTATGACGATGTTTTAACAGCTGAAGAAAGAATGCAGTTAGATTCTGCACTTCGCATGGGTAATGCTGAAGGCCCCTGTGATGATGAAGAGTCGGATGTTCAGGGTGGCCATGAAAATGGCTGCGGAACTTCATTTGAAAGTTGTGAATCAAATGGTTCTAAGGAGAAAAAAAACTGGTTTGGGTGGAACAAGAAAGGTTCAAAAGCCGTCGGTGATAACCAGGATGACTCAAAGAGCTTAAAAAAGTATTCCAAGTTGGCCCCTGAAGGTAGCAATCAGAAGCTTACTGAGAGTCAAAGATCTTCATCTGACCTTCACAAGGAGGATGCAGGGGACCATAAGAAGAATAAGGGtaacaagaaaaaaaagaaaaaaggggTAAATGGCGAGCCTAAAAGTGAGAGTGAGTATAAAAAAGGTTTAAGACCAGTCTTGTGGTTGACACCTGATTTTCCCTTACAAACAGAGGAACTAATACCGTTACTGGATATCTTAGCCAACAAAGTGAAAGCTGTTAGAAGACTAAGGGAGCTTTTAACTACAAAATTACCACATGGTACCTTTCCCGTCAAG ATTGCCATCCCCATTGTGCCCACCATCCGAGTCTTGGTCACATTTACAAAGTTTGAAGAGCTTCAACCAGTTGAGGAATTCTCAACTCCTCTCTCCAGCCCAACACACTTTCAAGATGCCAAGTCGAAAGAAGCAGAAGGGTCGCAATCATGGATATCATGGATGAAGGGGAGCCGTTTACCATCAAGTGACAGTGAGGGTCGCAGCTTCAAGGATGAAGTTGACCCATTTCACATACCATCAGATTATACATGGGTCGATGCCAATGAGAAAAAGCGACGCATGAAAGCCAAGAAGGCCAAgaacaagaaaaacagaaaacaaGTAGGTGCTAAAAATCCAGAGAGTGTACGCCATGTGGGAGAGAATATGGAATAA
- the LOC108225658 gene encoding LOW QUALITY PROTEIN: histone-lysine N-methyltransferase SUVR4 (The sequence of the model RefSeq protein was modified relative to this genomic sequence to represent the inferred CDS: inserted 1 base in 1 codon; substituted 1 base at 1 genomic stop codon) has translation MSDTGMNNPQPIVEDQSLVEEAILELEPEVDADHQDSGDEVIKTEADDFLQDNTNVLMMALKELACQSVKRGQLRDQKRKGKWAGNVSELPLEKAHAQLERYQNLDDEETDSDKKLGGNGNTYFVVPILMAHSSSVRVSSTAHCSSNVYEDLSDDCLSKSQLAVEKISISSIHPLTDGSAEDYLDSNCSRGRYSGTDDISNGTEKVRIPLVDDFGNEDVLDFTYISXNTIYQNAYVHVSLARIADDDXCSICAGNCLLSQVPCVCARDTGGEYAYKKQGLLKEEFLRLYISMNLEPHKHYLFKCQDCPLERAKNSCKPEPCKGHLVRKFIKECWRKCGCSMLCGNRVVQSGVTRNLHNYDSYSTVSTSAYYVIVYMYYVLRKRVLRDEDDLCLDETLYGNIARFINHRCHDGNFLAIPVEIESSDHHYYHIDFFTKEKVSALEELTWDYGIDFDDRSHPIDVFCRGMRREGE, from the exons ATGTCGGATACAGGGATGAACAATCCAC AACCTATTGTTGAAGATCAATCTCTAGTAGAAGAAGCTATTCTTGAACTTGAACCTGAAGTTGATGCTGACCATCAAGACTCGGGGGATGAAGTTATAAAAACTGAGGCTGACGACTTTCTTCAGGATAATACCAATGTACTGATGATGGCTCTGAAGGAGCTAGCATGCCAATCAGTCAAAAGGGGACAA CTAAGAGATCAGAAGAGGAAAGGCAAGTGGGCGGGTAATGTGTCTGAACTACCACTGGAGAAAGCACATGCACAATTGGAGCGATATCAGAACCTTGATGATGAAGAGACGGATTCTGATAAGAAACTTGGTGGTAATGGAAACACATATTTTGTTGTGCCCATACTAATGGCACATTCGA GTTCAGTAAGAGTTTCCTCAACTGCACACTGTTCCAGTAATGTTTACGAGGATCTCAGTGATGATTGTTTATCAAAAAGTCAACTTGCTGtggaaaaaatttcaatttcatcTATTCACCCTCTG ACAGATGGTTCTGCAGAAGATTATCTAGATTCCAATTGCAGCAGAGGGAGGTACTCGGGAACTGATGACATAAGTAATGGAACAGAAAAAGTAAGAATTCCGCTTGTTGATGATTTTGGCAATGAGGATGTTCTTGATTTTACGTATATTT CAAATACAATTTATCAGAATGCATATGTGCATGTGTCCCTAGCTCGCATTGCTGACGATGACTGATGTTCAATATGTGCTGGAAATTGTCTTTTATCACAAGTCCCTTGTGTATGTGCTCGTGATACTGGAGGAGAGTATGCATACAAAAAACAAGGCCTTCTGAAAGAAGAGTTTCTGAGGTTATATATTTCTATGAACTTGGAGCCTCACAAACACTATTTGTTTAAATGTCAAGATTGTCCTTTAGAGAGGGCTAAAAATTCTTGCAAACCTGAACCATGCAAGGGGCATTTAGTCAGGAAATTCATCAAAGAATGCTGGAGGAAATGTGGCTGCAGTATGCTCTGTGGGAATAGAGTTGTACAGAGTGGTGTTACCAGAAATCTGCAT AACTATGATTCATATTCGACTGTGAGTACTTCAGCATATTATGTGATTGTGTACATGTATTATGTCTTGAGAA AAAGAGTTTTGAGGGATGAGGATGATCTTTGCTTGGATGAAACATTATATGGAAATATTGCACGGTTTATCAATCACAG GTGCCATGATGGAAACTTTCTTGCAATACCTGTTGAAATAGAGTCTTCTGATCATCATTACTACCAT
- the LOC108227668 gene encoding uncharacterized protein LOC108227668 isoform X2 encodes MEDWSVYANSPAHLAVARADYAALKRLISALPRLAKAGEVNTETESLVAEAEADAVSAVIDRRDVPGRETPLHLAVRLRDPISAEILMAAGADWSLQNENGWSALQEAVCNREENIAMIIARHYQPFAWAKWCRRLPRIVASAARIRDFYMEITFHFESSVIPFIGRIAPSDTYRIWKRGSNLRADMTLAGFDGFRIQRSDQTFLFLGNGYSSDDNNVSLPPGSLIVLSHKEKEITNALEGAGAQPSEAEVAHEVALMSQTNMYRPGIDVTQAELVPHLNWRRQERTEMVGNWKGKVYDMLHVMVSVKSRRVPGAMTDEELFAVNEDERLVNGADQDEYDDVLTAEERMQLDSALRMGNAEGPCDDEESDVQGGHENGCGTSFESCESNGSKEKKNWFGWNKKGSKAVGDNQDDSKSLKKYSKLAPEGSNQKLTESQRSSSDLHKEDAGDHKKNKGNKKKKKKGVNGEPKSESEYKKGLRPVLWLTPDFPLQTEELIPLLDILANKVKAVRRLRELLTTKLPHGTFPVKVFWKILQIIFYHFSSLESLSWDS; translated from the exons ATGGAGGATTGGTCAGTGTATGCGAATAGTCCTGCTCATCTGGCTGTTGCGAGGGCTGATTACGCTGCGCTCAAGAGGCTAATCTCTGCTCTTCCTAGGCTTGCGAAAGCCGGGGAGGTTAATACGGAGACTGAGAGTTTGGTGGCTGAGGCTGAGGCAGATGCTGTTTCCGCTGTCATTGATCGCCGTGATGTTCCTGGTAGAGAGACCCCGTTGCATTTGGCAGTTCGCCTTCGGGATCCTATTTCTGCCGAGATTTTGATGGCGGCTGGGGCAGATTGGAGTCTGCAGAATGAGAATGGATGGAGTGCTTTACAAGAAGCCGTTTGTAACCGAGAGGAGAATATTGCGATGATCATTGCTCGCCATTATCAGCCTTTTGCGTGGGCTAAATGGTGCCGGCGTCTGCCTCGAATTGTTGCCTCAGCTGCTCGAATTCGAGACTTTTATATGGAGATTACGTTTCATTTTGAAAGTTCAGTGATTCCGTTTATTGGTAGAATTGCTCCATCCGACACCTACCGCATATGGAAGCGTGGTTCAAACCTCCGTGCTGATATGACCCTTGCTGGTTTTGATGGCTTCCGTATTCAGAGGTCTGATCAAACTTTTCTTTTTCTCGGGAATGGATATTCGTCAGATGATAATAATGTTTCACTACCTCCTGGTTCTTTAATTGTCCTATCTCACAAGGAGAAGGAAATTACAAATGCTTTAGAGGGAGCTGGTGCCCAGCCATCAGAAGCAGAAGTTGCTCATGAAGTAGCCTTGATGTCTCAAACTAACATGTATAGGCCTGGAATTGACGTTACTCAGGCTGAGCTTGTTCCCCATCTGAATTGGCGGAGACAGGAGAGGACCGAGATGGTAGGAAACTGGAAGGGAAAAGTCTATGATATGCTTCACGTGATGGTGAGCGTGAAATCAAGGCGAGTACCTGGTGCTATGACAGATGAGGAGCTTTTTGCAGTGAATGAGGATGAAAGGTTAGTAAATGGAGCTGATCAGGATGAGTATGACGATGTTTTAACAGCTGAAGAAAGAATGCAGTTAGATTCTGCACTTCGCATGGGTAATGCTGAAGGCCCCTGTGATGATGAAGAGTCGGATGTTCAGGGTGGCCATGAAAATGGCTGCGGAACTTCATTTGAAAGTTGTGAATCAAATGGTTCTAAGGAGAAAAAAAACTGGTTTGGGTGGAACAAGAAAGGTTCAAAAGCCGTCGGTGATAACCAGGATGACTCAAAGAGCTTAAAAAAGTATTCCAAGTTGGCCCCTGAAGGTAGCAATCAGAAGCTTACTGAGAGTCAAAGATCTTCATCTGACCTTCACAAGGAGGATGCAGGGGACCATAAGAAGAATAAGGGtaacaagaaaaaaaagaaaaaaggggTAAATGGCGAGCCTAAAAGTGAGAGTGAGTATAAAAAAGGTTTAAGACCAGTCTTGTGGTTGACACCTGATTTTCCCTTACAAACAGAGGAACTAATACCGTTACTGGATATCTTAGCCAACAAAGTGAAAGCTGTTAGAAGACTAAGGGAGCTTTTAACTACAAAATTACCACATGGTACCTTTCCCGTCAAG GTCTTCTGGAAAATCCTCCagattattttttatcatttctCTTCCCTTGAAAGCCTATCTTGGGATTCCTGA